In the Pieris napi chromosome 19, ilPieNapi1.2, whole genome shotgun sequence genome, one interval contains:
- the LOC125059048 gene encoding dihydropyrimidinase isoform X1, with protein MTNAPVKKVPIHLQSSQNRLLIKNGRVINDDGMEDADVYIEDGIIKQVGRNLIIPGGTRTIDATGKLVMPGGIDPHTHLELEMMGAKTADDFYKGTKAAVAGGTTTIIDFVLPNKGQSLLEAYSNWRQKADNKVCCDYALHVGVTWWSPSVKKEMEQLVAEHGVNSFKMFMAYKDAWMLEDYDLMVAMETCAELRALAQVHAENGNIIARNTEKLLEAGVTGPEGHQLSRDEEVEAEAVNRACVIANQANSPLYIVHMMSKSAVKALRIARTRQRPPVYGETLAATVGTDGTHYKNACFRHAAAHVLSPPLRPDPSTPEAIVQALADDDLQLIGSDNCTFNEKEKELGKGNFTKIPNGVNGVEDRMAILWQKAVNTGIMDPCRFVAVTSTTAARIFNLWPQKGRIAVNSDADVVVWDPRLERTISAASHHHAVDFNIFEGQHVVGSPQYVIVNGRVCLDDGNLRVVEGLGKYLKTPPNCPFIYGEERSRSPQTQNLEVPVTPSKITNGTPTHDSHAELSVAQKQLEGMSVTSSGCSTPTGRKMREPTQRNLQNSTFSISQEMEGLNTKTSVRVRNPPGGRSSGLCLPGGLDGM; from the exons ACAAGTCGGCCGTAATCTAATCATTCCTGGGGGTACCCGCACTATTGATGCGACTGGAAAGCTGGTGATGCCGGGGGGTATCGACCCCCACACTCATTTGGAACTGGAGATGATGGGAGCCAAGACTGCTGATGACTTCTACAAGGGTACTAAGGCTGCGGTAGCTGGTGGCACTACTACCATCA TTGATTTCGTGCTTCCAAATAAGGGTCAGTCCTTATTAGAAGCATATTCCAATTGGAGACAAAAGGCTGACAATAAA GTATGTTGCGACTACGCACTCCACGTAGGGGTGACTTGGTGGTCACCATCAGTCAAGAAAGAGATGGAACAGCTGGTGGCTGAACACGGAGTGAACTCCTTCAAGATGTTCATGGCATATAAGGACGCTTGGATGCTGGAGGACTACGATCTAATGGTTGCCATGGAAACCTGTGCTGAGCTGAGGGCGTTGGCTCAG GTGCACGCGgaaaatggcaacattatagCTCGTAACACCGAGAAGCTCCTCGAGGCTGGAGTGACAGGACCCGAGGGTCATCAGCTCTCGCGTGATGAGGAAGTGGAAGCCGAAGCTGTCAACAGGGCTTGTGTGATCGCCAACcag GCAAATTCTCCCCTATACATCGTTCACATGATGTCCAAGAGCGCCGTAAAGGCTCTACGGATCGCGCGTACACGTCAACGACCACCAGTTTACGGTGAAACCTTGGCCGCTACGGTTGGTACTGACG gTACCCATTACAAGAACGCTTGCTTCCGTCATGCGGCTGCTCACGTCTTATCTCCACCTCTGAGACCTGATCCTTCCACTCCCGAAGCCATCGTACAGGCGCTCGCTGA TGACGACCTCCAACTAATCGGCAGTGATAACTGCACTTTCAATGAGAAAGAGAAAGAGTTGGGCAAAGGCAATTTCACCAAAATCCCAAATGGTGTGAATGGTGTTGAAGATCGAATGGCAATTTTGTGGCAGAAGGCTGTTAACACAG gTATAATGGACCCGTGCCGGTTCGTGGCGGTGACGAGCACAACTGCTGCTCGCATCTTCAACCTGTGGCCCCAAAAGGGTCGTATCGCGGTCAACAGCGATGCGGATGTGGTGGTTTGGGACCCCAGACTGGAGAGAACCATTTCTGCCGCTTCGCACCATCATGCtgttgattttaatatatttgag GGTCAACACGTAGTGGGCAGTCCTCAGTACGTGATAGTGAACGGACGGGTGTGCTTGGACGACGGGAACCTCAGAGTTGTTGAAG GTCTGGGTAAATACCTGAAGACCCCACCGAACTGCCCATTCATCTATGGAGAAGAGAGGTCCCGCTCACCACAGACGCAGAACCTCGAGGTTCCTGTCACACCCTCGAAGATCACCAATGGAACACCCACACACGACTCCCATG caGAGCTGAGCGTGGCCCAGAAGCAGCTGGAGGGTATGTCGGTGACGTCATCGGGCTGCAGCACTCCCACGGGCCGCAAGATGCGGGAGCCGACGCAGAGGAACCTGCAGAACTCCACCTTCTCTATCAGCC AGGAAATGGAAGGTCTCAATACAAAGACGTCTGTCCGCGTGCGAAACCCGCCCGGCGGGAGATCCTCAGGACTCTG
- the LOC125059048 gene encoding dihydropyrimidinase isoform X3, with amino-acid sequence MTNAPVKKVPIHLQSSQNRLLIKNGRVINDDGMEDADVYIEDGIIKQVGRNLIIPGGTRTIDATGKLVMPGGIDPHTHLELEMMGAKTADDFYKGTKAAVAGGTTTIIDFVLPNKGQSLLEAYSNWRQKADNKVCCDYALHVGVTWWSPSVKKEMEQLVAEHGVNSFKMFMAYKDAWMLEDYDLMVAMETCAELRALAQVHAENGNIIARNTEKLLEAGVTGPEGHQLSRDEEVEAEAVNRACVIANQANSPLYIVHMMSKSAVKALRIARTRQRPPVYGETLAATVGTDGTHYKNACFRHAAAHVLSPPLRPDPSTPEAIVQALADDDLQLIGSDNCTFNEKEKELGKGNFTKIPNGVNGVEDRMAILWQKAVNTGIMDPCRFVAVTSTTAARIFNLWPQKGRIAVNSDADVVVWDPRLERTISAASHHHAVDFNIFEGQHVVGSPQYVIVNGRVCLDDGNLRVVEGLGKYLKTPPNCPFIYGEERSRSPQTQNLEVPVTPSKITNGTPTHDSHELSVAQKQLEGMSVTSSGCSTPTGRKMREPTQRNLQNSTFSISQEMEGLNTKTSVRVRNPPGGRSSGLCLPGGLDGM; translated from the exons ACAAGTCGGCCGTAATCTAATCATTCCTGGGGGTACCCGCACTATTGATGCGACTGGAAAGCTGGTGATGCCGGGGGGTATCGACCCCCACACTCATTTGGAACTGGAGATGATGGGAGCCAAGACTGCTGATGACTTCTACAAGGGTACTAAGGCTGCGGTAGCTGGTGGCACTACTACCATCA TTGATTTCGTGCTTCCAAATAAGGGTCAGTCCTTATTAGAAGCATATTCCAATTGGAGACAAAAGGCTGACAATAAA GTATGTTGCGACTACGCACTCCACGTAGGGGTGACTTGGTGGTCACCATCAGTCAAGAAAGAGATGGAACAGCTGGTGGCTGAACACGGAGTGAACTCCTTCAAGATGTTCATGGCATATAAGGACGCTTGGATGCTGGAGGACTACGATCTAATGGTTGCCATGGAAACCTGTGCTGAGCTGAGGGCGTTGGCTCAG GTGCACGCGgaaaatggcaacattatagCTCGTAACACCGAGAAGCTCCTCGAGGCTGGAGTGACAGGACCCGAGGGTCATCAGCTCTCGCGTGATGAGGAAGTGGAAGCCGAAGCTGTCAACAGGGCTTGTGTGATCGCCAACcag GCAAATTCTCCCCTATACATCGTTCACATGATGTCCAAGAGCGCCGTAAAGGCTCTACGGATCGCGCGTACACGTCAACGACCACCAGTTTACGGTGAAACCTTGGCCGCTACGGTTGGTACTGACG gTACCCATTACAAGAACGCTTGCTTCCGTCATGCGGCTGCTCACGTCTTATCTCCACCTCTGAGACCTGATCCTTCCACTCCCGAAGCCATCGTACAGGCGCTCGCTGA TGACGACCTCCAACTAATCGGCAGTGATAACTGCACTTTCAATGAGAAAGAGAAAGAGTTGGGCAAAGGCAATTTCACCAAAATCCCAAATGGTGTGAATGGTGTTGAAGATCGAATGGCAATTTTGTGGCAGAAGGCTGTTAACACAG gTATAATGGACCCGTGCCGGTTCGTGGCGGTGACGAGCACAACTGCTGCTCGCATCTTCAACCTGTGGCCCCAAAAGGGTCGTATCGCGGTCAACAGCGATGCGGATGTGGTGGTTTGGGACCCCAGACTGGAGAGAACCATTTCTGCCGCTTCGCACCATCATGCtgttgattttaatatatttgag GGTCAACACGTAGTGGGCAGTCCTCAGTACGTGATAGTGAACGGACGGGTGTGCTTGGACGACGGGAACCTCAGAGTTGTTGAAG GTCTGGGTAAATACCTGAAGACCCCACCGAACTGCCCATTCATCTATGGAGAAGAGAGGTCCCGCTCACCACAGACGCAGAACCTCGAGGTTCCTGTCACACCCTCGAAGATCACCAATGGAACACCCACACACGACTCCCATG AGCTGAGCGTGGCCCAGAAGCAGCTGGAGGGTATGTCGGTGACGTCATCGGGCTGCAGCACTCCCACGGGCCGCAAGATGCGGGAGCCGACGCAGAGGAACCTGCAGAACTCCACCTTCTCTATCAGCC AGGAAATGGAAGGTCTCAATACAAAGACGTCTGTCCGCGTGCGAAACCCGCCCGGCGGGAGATCCTCAGGACTCTG
- the LOC125059048 gene encoding dihydropyrimidinase isoform X4 — MPDPVNTVSGINIKSSQNRLLIKNGRVINDDGMEDADVYIEDGIIKQVGRNLIIPGGTRTIDATGKLVMPGGIDPHTHLELEMMGAKTADDFYKGTKAAVAGGTTTIIDFVLPNKGQSLLEAYSNWRQKADNKVCCDYALHVGVTWWSPSVKKEMEQLVAEHGVNSFKMFMAYKDAWMLEDYDLMVAMETCAELRALAQVHAENGNIIARNTEKLLEAGVTGPEGHQLSRDEEVEAEAVNRACVIANQANSPLYIVHMMSKSAVKALRIARTRQRPPVYGETLAATVGTDGTHYKNACFRHAAAHVLSPPLRPDPSTPEAIVQALADDDLQLIGSDNCTFNEKEKELGKGNFTKIPNGVNGVEDRMAILWQKAVNTGIMDPCRFVAVTSTTAARIFNLWPQKGRIAVNSDADVVVWDPRLERTISAASHHHAVDFNIFEGQHVVGSPQYVIVNGRVCLDDGNLRVVEGLGKYLKTPPNCPFIYGEERSRSPQTQNLEVPVTPSKITNGTPTHDSHELSVAQKQLEGMSVTSSGCSTPTGRKMREPTQRNLQNSTFSISQEMEGLNTKTSVRVRNPPGGRSSGLW, encoded by the exons ACAAGTCGGCCGTAATCTAATCATTCCTGGGGGTACCCGCACTATTGATGCGACTGGAAAGCTGGTGATGCCGGGGGGTATCGACCCCCACACTCATTTGGAACTGGAGATGATGGGAGCCAAGACTGCTGATGACTTCTACAAGGGTACTAAGGCTGCGGTAGCTGGTGGCACTACTACCATCA TTGATTTCGTGCTTCCAAATAAGGGTCAGTCCTTATTAGAAGCATATTCCAATTGGAGACAAAAGGCTGACAATAAA GTATGTTGCGACTACGCACTCCACGTAGGGGTGACTTGGTGGTCACCATCAGTCAAGAAAGAGATGGAACAGCTGGTGGCTGAACACGGAGTGAACTCCTTCAAGATGTTCATGGCATATAAGGACGCTTGGATGCTGGAGGACTACGATCTAATGGTTGCCATGGAAACCTGTGCTGAGCTGAGGGCGTTGGCTCAG GTGCACGCGgaaaatggcaacattatagCTCGTAACACCGAGAAGCTCCTCGAGGCTGGAGTGACAGGACCCGAGGGTCATCAGCTCTCGCGTGATGAGGAAGTGGAAGCCGAAGCTGTCAACAGGGCTTGTGTGATCGCCAACcag GCAAATTCTCCCCTATACATCGTTCACATGATGTCCAAGAGCGCCGTAAAGGCTCTACGGATCGCGCGTACACGTCAACGACCACCAGTTTACGGTGAAACCTTGGCCGCTACGGTTGGTACTGACG gTACCCATTACAAGAACGCTTGCTTCCGTCATGCGGCTGCTCACGTCTTATCTCCACCTCTGAGACCTGATCCTTCCACTCCCGAAGCCATCGTACAGGCGCTCGCTGA TGACGACCTCCAACTAATCGGCAGTGATAACTGCACTTTCAATGAGAAAGAGAAAGAGTTGGGCAAAGGCAATTTCACCAAAATCCCAAATGGTGTGAATGGTGTTGAAGATCGAATGGCAATTTTGTGGCAGAAGGCTGTTAACACAG gTATAATGGACCCGTGCCGGTTCGTGGCGGTGACGAGCACAACTGCTGCTCGCATCTTCAACCTGTGGCCCCAAAAGGGTCGTATCGCGGTCAACAGCGATGCGGATGTGGTGGTTTGGGACCCCAGACTGGAGAGAACCATTTCTGCCGCTTCGCACCATCATGCtgttgattttaatatatttgag GGTCAACACGTAGTGGGCAGTCCTCAGTACGTGATAGTGAACGGACGGGTGTGCTTGGACGACGGGAACCTCAGAGTTGTTGAAG GTCTGGGTAAATACCTGAAGACCCCACCGAACTGCCCATTCATCTATGGAGAAGAGAGGTCCCGCTCACCACAGACGCAGAACCTCGAGGTTCCTGTCACACCCTCGAAGATCACCAATGGAACACCCACACACGACTCCCATG AGCTGAGCGTGGCCCAGAAGCAGCTGGAGGGTATGTCGGTGACGTCATCGGGCTGCAGCACTCCCACGGGCCGCAAGATGCGGGAGCCGACGCAGAGGAACCTGCAGAACTCCACCTTCTCTATCAGCC AGGAAATGGAAGGTCTCAATACAAAGACGTCTGTCCGCGTGCGAAACCCGCCCGGCGGGAGATCCTCAGGACTCTGGTAA
- the LOC125059048 gene encoding dihydropyrimidinase isoform X2, giving the protein MPDPVNTVSGINIKSSQNRLLIKNGRVINDDGMEDADVYIEDGIIKQVGRNLIIPGGTRTIDATGKLVMPGGIDPHTHLELEMMGAKTADDFYKGTKAAVAGGTTTIIDFVLPNKGQSLLEAYSNWRQKADNKVCCDYALHVGVTWWSPSVKKEMEQLVAEHGVNSFKMFMAYKDAWMLEDYDLMVAMETCAELRALAQVHAENGNIIARNTEKLLEAGVTGPEGHQLSRDEEVEAEAVNRACVIANQANSPLYIVHMMSKSAVKALRIARTRQRPPVYGETLAATVGTDGTHYKNACFRHAAAHVLSPPLRPDPSTPEAIVQALADDDLQLIGSDNCTFNEKEKELGKGNFTKIPNGVNGVEDRMAILWQKAVNTGIMDPCRFVAVTSTTAARIFNLWPQKGRIAVNSDADVVVWDPRLERTISAASHHHAVDFNIFEGQHVVGSPQYVIVNGRVCLDDGNLRVVEGLGKYLKTPPNCPFIYGEERSRSPQTQNLEVPVTPSKITNGTPTHDSHAELSVAQKQLEGMSVTSSGCSTPTGRKMREPTQRNLQNSTFSISQEMEGLNTKTSVRVRNPPGGRSSGLCLPGGLDGM; this is encoded by the exons ACAAGTCGGCCGTAATCTAATCATTCCTGGGGGTACCCGCACTATTGATGCGACTGGAAAGCTGGTGATGCCGGGGGGTATCGACCCCCACACTCATTTGGAACTGGAGATGATGGGAGCCAAGACTGCTGATGACTTCTACAAGGGTACTAAGGCTGCGGTAGCTGGTGGCACTACTACCATCA TTGATTTCGTGCTTCCAAATAAGGGTCAGTCCTTATTAGAAGCATATTCCAATTGGAGACAAAAGGCTGACAATAAA GTATGTTGCGACTACGCACTCCACGTAGGGGTGACTTGGTGGTCACCATCAGTCAAGAAAGAGATGGAACAGCTGGTGGCTGAACACGGAGTGAACTCCTTCAAGATGTTCATGGCATATAAGGACGCTTGGATGCTGGAGGACTACGATCTAATGGTTGCCATGGAAACCTGTGCTGAGCTGAGGGCGTTGGCTCAG GTGCACGCGgaaaatggcaacattatagCTCGTAACACCGAGAAGCTCCTCGAGGCTGGAGTGACAGGACCCGAGGGTCATCAGCTCTCGCGTGATGAGGAAGTGGAAGCCGAAGCTGTCAACAGGGCTTGTGTGATCGCCAACcag GCAAATTCTCCCCTATACATCGTTCACATGATGTCCAAGAGCGCCGTAAAGGCTCTACGGATCGCGCGTACACGTCAACGACCACCAGTTTACGGTGAAACCTTGGCCGCTACGGTTGGTACTGACG gTACCCATTACAAGAACGCTTGCTTCCGTCATGCGGCTGCTCACGTCTTATCTCCACCTCTGAGACCTGATCCTTCCACTCCCGAAGCCATCGTACAGGCGCTCGCTGA TGACGACCTCCAACTAATCGGCAGTGATAACTGCACTTTCAATGAGAAAGAGAAAGAGTTGGGCAAAGGCAATTTCACCAAAATCCCAAATGGTGTGAATGGTGTTGAAGATCGAATGGCAATTTTGTGGCAGAAGGCTGTTAACACAG gTATAATGGACCCGTGCCGGTTCGTGGCGGTGACGAGCACAACTGCTGCTCGCATCTTCAACCTGTGGCCCCAAAAGGGTCGTATCGCGGTCAACAGCGATGCGGATGTGGTGGTTTGGGACCCCAGACTGGAGAGAACCATTTCTGCCGCTTCGCACCATCATGCtgttgattttaatatatttgag GGTCAACACGTAGTGGGCAGTCCTCAGTACGTGATAGTGAACGGACGGGTGTGCTTGGACGACGGGAACCTCAGAGTTGTTGAAG GTCTGGGTAAATACCTGAAGACCCCACCGAACTGCCCATTCATCTATGGAGAAGAGAGGTCCCGCTCACCACAGACGCAGAACCTCGAGGTTCCTGTCACACCCTCGAAGATCACCAATGGAACACCCACACACGACTCCCATG caGAGCTGAGCGTGGCCCAGAAGCAGCTGGAGGGTATGTCGGTGACGTCATCGGGCTGCAGCACTCCCACGGGCCGCAAGATGCGGGAGCCGACGCAGAGGAACCTGCAGAACTCCACCTTCTCTATCAGCC AGGAAATGGAAGGTCTCAATACAAAGACGTCTGTCCGCGTGCGAAACCCGCCCGGCGGGAGATCCTCAGGACTCTG